One segment of Curtobacterium sp. MR_MD2014 DNA contains the following:
- the uvrA gene encoding excinuclease ABC subunit UvrA — translation MTITSDRGTATPGRNAFGEPADLHIPGGTAPHSTSTLSVRGARVHNLRDVDLEIPRDSLVVFTGLSGSGKSSLAFDTIFAEGQRRYVESLSAYARQFLGQVDRPDVDFIEGLSPAVSIDQKSTNRNPRSTVGTITEVYDYMRLLWARIGVPHCPVCGEVISKQSVQQIADQLMEFETGTRFQVLAPVVSKKKGEFVDLFQELAASGYARAIVDGERIQLSDPPKLKKQVKHDISVIVDRLVASDDILGRLTDSLETALRLTNGTVAIDLVDHEGPGAVRTYSENLSCPNNHPLALTEVEPRTFSFNAPFGACPECSGLGTRMSVDPDLVLGDPEASLRDGVLLPWTGTSGLYSYFEKLLAGLGKDLGFGLDTPWNQLDPSVQAAILTGKDFQVSVSWKNRFGREMRYTSGFEGVMPYIERKFAEAESDSQRQRFQGYLREVPCPVCDGTRLKPEVLAVTVDGRSIADVTDMSLDQAYGFMEELTLTEREAHIAAAVLREIRARLEFLLEVGLNYLTLARGAGGLSGGEAQRIRLATQIGSGLTGVLYVLDEPSIGLHQRDNRRLIDTLVKLKDLGNTLIVVEHDEDTIRTADWVVDIGPGAGVNGGKVVHSGSYEGIIANRESVTGDYLAGRRAIEVPAERRKINPKRVISVQGARANNLKQVDVDFPLGVFTAVTGVSGSGKSTLVNDILYKVLANQLNGARHIAGKHTRVKGLDQLDKVVHVDQAPIGRTPRSNPATYTGVFDRIRQLFAETPEAKARGYQPGRFSFNVKGGRCENCSGDGTIKIEMNFLPDVYVACEVCGGARYNRETLQVHYKGKDISEVLDMPISEAAEFFEPISAIHRYMATLVDVGLGYVRLGQSATTLSGGEAQRVKLATELQRRSNGRTVYVLDEPTTGLHFEDVRKLLLVLQSLVDKGNTVITIEHNLDVIKSADWLVDMGPEGGAGGGTVLAVGTPEHVADVPESHTGVFLREIFDAQDARVGKEQAVGARQATQKHQGGQQSKQKAGAR, via the coding sequence ATGACCATCACCTCTGACCGCGGAACCGCGACCCCGGGCCGGAACGCCTTCGGCGAGCCTGCAGACCTCCACATCCCCGGCGGGACGGCGCCGCACAGCACCTCGACGCTCAGCGTCCGGGGCGCTCGCGTGCACAACCTCCGCGACGTCGACCTCGAGATCCCTCGGGACTCGCTCGTCGTGTTCACCGGGCTGTCCGGGTCGGGCAAGTCCTCGCTCGCGTTCGACACGATCTTCGCCGAGGGCCAACGGCGCTACGTGGAGTCGCTGTCGGCCTACGCCCGGCAGTTCCTCGGCCAGGTGGACCGGCCCGACGTCGACTTCATCGAGGGCCTGTCGCCGGCGGTCTCGATCGACCAGAAGTCGACGAACCGGAACCCGCGGTCGACCGTGGGCACCATCACCGAGGTCTACGACTACATGCGTCTGCTCTGGGCGCGCATCGGTGTCCCGCACTGCCCCGTCTGCGGCGAGGTGATCAGCAAGCAGAGCGTGCAGCAGATCGCGGACCAGCTCATGGAGTTCGAGACCGGCACGCGCTTCCAGGTCCTCGCGCCGGTCGTCTCCAAGAAGAAGGGCGAGTTCGTCGACCTCTTCCAGGAGCTCGCGGCCTCGGGGTACGCCCGTGCGATCGTCGACGGTGAGCGCATCCAGCTGAGCGACCCGCCCAAGCTCAAGAAGCAGGTCAAGCACGACATCTCGGTGATCGTCGACCGTCTCGTGGCGAGCGACGACATCCTCGGCCGCCTCACCGACTCGCTCGAGACCGCCCTGCGGTTGACGAACGGCACCGTGGCGATCGACCTCGTCGACCACGAGGGGCCCGGCGCGGTCCGGACCTACTCCGAGAACCTGTCCTGCCCGAACAACCACCCGCTCGCGCTCACCGAGGTCGAGCCGCGGACCTTCTCGTTCAACGCACCGTTCGGTGCCTGCCCCGAGTGCTCGGGCCTCGGTACCCGCATGTCGGTCGACCCCGACCTGGTGCTCGGCGACCCCGAGGCCTCGCTGCGTGACGGCGTCCTGCTGCCCTGGACGGGCACGAGCGGGCTGTACTCGTACTTCGAGAAGCTCCTCGCGGGTCTCGGCAAGGACCTCGGGTTCGGCCTCGACACCCCGTGGAACCAGCTCGACCCGTCGGTGCAGGCCGCGATCCTGACCGGCAAGGACTTCCAGGTCTCCGTGTCGTGGAAGAACCGTTTCGGCCGCGAGATGCGGTACACGAGCGGGTTCGAGGGCGTCATGCCCTACATCGAGCGCAAGTTCGCCGAGGCCGAGTCGGACTCGCAGCGGCAGCGCTTCCAGGGCTACCTGCGCGAGGTCCCCTGCCCGGTCTGCGACGGCACGCGCCTGAAGCCCGAGGTCCTCGCCGTGACGGTCGACGGTCGCAGCATCGCCGACGTGACCGACATGTCGCTCGACCAGGCGTACGGCTTCATGGAGGAGCTGACGCTCACCGAGCGTGAGGCGCACATCGCGGCCGCCGTCCTCCGCGAGATTCGCGCGCGGCTCGAGTTCCTGCTCGAGGTCGGCCTGAACTACCTGACCCTCGCACGCGGAGCCGGCGGGCTCTCCGGCGGCGAGGCACAGCGCATCCGGCTCGCGACGCAGATCGGATCGGGCCTGACGGGCGTGCTCTACGTGCTCGACGAGCCGAGCATCGGCCTGCACCAGCGCGACAACCGTCGGCTCATCGACACGCTCGTCAAGCTCAAGGACCTCGGCAACACCCTCATCGTCGTCGAGCACGACGAGGACACCATCCGCACGGCGGACTGGGTCGTCGACATCGGACCGGGCGCGGGCGTGAACGGCGGCAAGGTCGTGCACTCCGGCTCCTACGAGGGCATCATCGCGAACCGCGAGTCGGTGACCGGTGACTACCTGGCAGGTCGGCGCGCGATCGAGGTGCCCGCCGAGCGACGGAAGATCAACCCGAAGCGCGTCATCAGCGTGCAGGGCGCCCGGGCGAACAACCTCAAGCAGGTCGACGTCGACTTCCCGCTCGGTGTCTTCACCGCGGTGACCGGCGTCAGCGGCTCCGGCAAGTCGACCCTGGTCAACGACATCCTGTACAAGGTGCTCGCGAACCAGCTCAACGGCGCACGGCACATCGCCGGCAAGCACACCCGCGTGAAGGGCCTCGACCAGCTCGACAAGGTCGTGCACGTCGACCAGGCGCCGATCGGCCGCACCCCGCGGTCCAACCCGGCGACCTACACCGGCGTGTTCGACCGCATCCGGCAGCTCTTCGCCGAGACGCCCGAGGCGAAGGCGCGCGGCTACCAGCCCGGTCGCTTCAGCTTCAACGTCAAGGGCGGCCGCTGCGAGAACTGCTCGGGTGACGGCACGATCAAGATCGAGATGAACTTCCTGCCCGACGTCTACGTGGCGTGCGAGGTCTGCGGCGGTGCGCGGTACAACCGCGAGACGCTGCAGGTGCACTACAAGGGCAAGGACATCTCCGAGGTCCTCGACATGCCGATCAGCGAGGCGGCCGAGTTCTTCGAGCCGATCTCGGCGATCCACCGCTACATGGCGACGCTCGTCGACGTGGGCCTGGGCTACGTGCGCCTCGGGCAGAGCGCGACGACCCTCTCCGGTGGCGAGGCCCAGCGCGTCAAGCTCGCGACGGAACTCCAGCGCCGCTCGAACGGCCGCACGGTCTACGTGCTCGACGAGCCGACGACCGGCCTGCACTTCGAGGACGTCCGGAAGCTGCTGCTCGTGCTGCAGAGCCTGGTCGACAAGGGCAACACCGTGATCACGATCGAGCACAACCTCGACGTGATCAAGTCCGCCGACTGGCTGGTCGACATGGGACCCGAGGGCGGCGCCGGTGGCGGTACGGTCCTGGCCGTCGGCACCCCGGAACACGTGGCCGACGTCCCCGAGAGCCACACCGGTGTGTTCCTGCGCGAGATCTTCGATGCGCAGGACGCCCGTGTCGGCAAGGAGCAGGCGGTCGGTGCGCGTCAGGCCACGCAGAAGCACCAGGGCGGGCAGCAGAGCAAGCAGAAGGCGGGTGCTCGGTAG
- a CDS encoding RNA polymerase-binding protein RbpA — protein MATGGSAIRGSRVGAGPMGEQDRGVQAERVAVSYWDALGNEVVRYFSATLPDDEIPETVDSPSTGLPAGRDKENPPVVAKTEPYKTHLAYVKERRTEEEAAQLLEDALQQLRQRRGTAK, from the coding sequence ATGGCAACCGGAGGCAGTGCAATCCGAGGGTCCCGCGTCGGCGCGGGTCCGATGGGGGAGCAGGACCGCGGCGTCCAGGCCGAGCGCGTGGCCGTCTCGTACTGGGACGCCCTCGGCAACGAGGTCGTGCGGTACTTCTCGGCGACCCTGCCGGACGACGAGATCCCGGAGACGGTGGACTCGCCGTCGACGGGTCTGCCGGCCGGCCGCGACAAGGAGAACCCTCCCGTCGTCGCGAAGACCGAGCCCTACAAGACGCACCTCGCGTACGTGAAGGAGCGCCGCACCGAGGAAGAGGCAGCGCAGCTCCTCGAGGACGCGCTGCAGCAGCTCCGGCAGCGCCGCGGTACCGCGAAGTAG
- the tpiA gene encoding triose-phosphate isomerase, producing MNRRPFIAGNWKMNLDHLQAIATVQKLAWTLKDARHDHDDVEVAVFPPFTDLRSVQTLISADKLEIRFGAQDLSQYDSGAHTGDVSGAFLAALDAQYVIVGHSERRTLHGETDEVVAAKTAAAVKHGLVPVVCVGETGEEREQRGAGVVPVEQLKVVLEAVKPSEIVVAYEPVWAIGSGQAATAEQAQEDCAALRRGIAEAWGDDLAASTRVLYGGSVKSGNIAGFLREPDIDGALVGGASLDVQEFAAIARFRQHVGL from the coding sequence ATGAACCGCCGTCCGTTCATCGCCGGTAACTGGAAGATGAACCTGGACCACCTCCAGGCCATCGCCACCGTGCAGAAGCTCGCGTGGACCCTGAAGGATGCCCGCCACGACCACGACGACGTCGAGGTCGCGGTGTTCCCGCCCTTCACGGACCTCCGCAGCGTGCAGACGCTCATCTCGGCCGACAAGCTCGAGATCCGGTTCGGCGCCCAGGACCTGTCCCAGTACGACTCCGGTGCCCACACCGGTGACGTGTCCGGGGCGTTCCTCGCAGCGCTCGACGCGCAGTACGTCATCGTCGGACACTCCGAGCGGCGCACGCTGCACGGGGAGACCGACGAGGTCGTCGCCGCGAAGACCGCCGCTGCAGTCAAGCACGGCCTCGTGCCGGTGGTCTGTGTCGGTGAGACCGGCGAGGAGCGCGAGCAGCGCGGCGCCGGTGTCGTCCCGGTCGAACAGCTCAAGGTCGTCCTCGAGGCCGTGAAGCCGTCCGAGATCGTCGTCGCGTACGAACCGGTCTGGGCGATCGGTTCCGGTCAGGCCGCGACTGCGGAACAGGCCCAGGAGGACTGCGCCGCGCTGCGTCGCGGGATCGCCGAGGCCTGGGGCGACGACCTCGCCGCCAGCACGCGCGTGCTCTACGGCGGTTCTGTGAAGTCGGGCAACATCGCCGGCTTCCTGCGCGAGCCCGACATCGACGGCGCGCTCGTCGGTGGGGCCTCGCTCGACGTGCAGGAGTTCGCGGCGATCGCGCGCTTCCGGCAGCACGTCGGACTCTGA
- a CDS encoding phosphoglycerate kinase — MSLRTLEDLGDLAGKRVVVRCDLNVPLKDGTITDDGRVRASLGTLNTLVNAGARVIVISHLGRPDGTPAQEYSLAPVAQRLSELLGKEVTFVGETVGDEATAAAEALGDGDVLLLENLRFNPEETSKDASARTAFAERIAALGDAFVSDGFGVVHRKQASVYELAAALPSAAGSLIESELTVLERLTKDPQRPYTVVLGGSKVSDKLGVIEHLLPQVDTLCIGGGMLFTFLAAQGHGVAKSLLEQDQLDTVRAYLAKADELGVTIDLPTDVVVASGFAADADHETVAADAIESSSFGTDGIGLDIGPETAARFASAVSGSKTVFWNGPMGVFEFPAFAAGTKTVAQALTEVDGLGVVGGGDSAAAVRSLGFSDDRFGHISTGGGASLEFLEGKSLPGLEALGWSR, encoded by the coding sequence ATGAGCCTCCGCACCCTCGAGGACCTCGGCGACCTCGCCGGCAAGCGCGTCGTCGTCCGGTGTGACCTGAACGTCCCGCTCAAGGACGGCACGATCACCGACGACGGCCGCGTGCGCGCGTCGCTGGGCACGCTCAACACGCTCGTCAACGCCGGTGCGCGGGTCATCGTGATCTCGCACCTCGGTCGTCCCGACGGCACGCCCGCGCAGGAGTACTCGCTCGCCCCCGTGGCGCAGCGGCTCTCGGAACTGCTCGGCAAGGAGGTCACCTTCGTCGGCGAGACCGTCGGCGACGAGGCGACCGCGGCCGCCGAGGCCCTCGGGGACGGCGACGTCCTGCTGCTCGAGAACCTCCGCTTCAACCCGGAGGAGACCTCGAAGGACGCGTCGGCGCGCACGGCGTTCGCCGAGCGGATCGCCGCCCTCGGTGACGCGTTCGTGTCGGACGGCTTCGGCGTCGTGCACCGCAAGCAGGCCTCCGTGTACGAGCTCGCGGCAGCGCTGCCCAGCGCGGCCGGCTCGCTCATCGAGTCCGAGCTGACGGTGCTCGAGCGGTTGACCAAGGACCCGCAGCGGCCGTACACGGTCGTGCTCGGCGGATCGAAGGTCAGCGACAAGCTCGGTGTCATCGAGCACCTGCTCCCGCAGGTCGACACGCTGTGCATCGGTGGCGGCATGCTCTTCACGTTCCTCGCGGCCCAGGGCCACGGGGTCGCGAAGTCGCTCCTCGAGCAGGACCAGCTCGACACCGTCCGGGCGTACCTCGCCAAGGCGGACGAGCTCGGCGTGACGATCGACCTGCCGACCGACGTCGTGGTGGCCTCCGGGTTCGCTGCGGACGCCGACCACGAGACCGTCGCCGCCGACGCGATCGAGTCCTCGTCGTTCGGCACGGACGGCATCGGCCTCGACATCGGCCCGGAGACCGCGGCGCGCTTCGCGTCGGCGGTGTCCGGCTCGAAGACCGTGTTCTGGAACGGTCCGATGGGCGTGTTCGAGTTCCCGGCGTTCGCAGCAGGCACGAAGACCGTCGCGCAGGCGTTGACCGAGGTCGACGGCCTCGGTGTCGTCGGCGGTGGCGACTCCGCGGCGGCCGTCCGGTCGCTCGGGTTCTCGGACGACCGGTTCGGACACATCTCGACCGGCGGTGGTGCGAGCCTCGAGTTCCTCGAGGGCAAGTCGCTCCCCGGTCTCGAAGCACTGGGGTGGTCCCGATGA
- the uvrC gene encoding excinuclease ABC subunit UvrC has protein sequence MADTVSWRPKAGEIPTDPGVYRWRDEAGRVLYVGKAKNLRARLSNYFAPLPTLHERTRRMVLTARSVEWTTVGSEIEALQLEYTWIKEFDPPFNVKFRDDKSYPYMAITLGEESPRVMVTRNRKIKGAKYFGPYPKIWAVHDTIDLMIKVFPIRTCSDSSYKKAMQTGKPCFPGQIGKCGGPCSQKVTIAEHRAIVEEFVRFMGSYDRRVITTLRQRMAAAADAMDYEQAARYRDQVGALEAVLEKSAVVLRDSVDLDLFGVAEDELAAAVQLFSVRGGRIRGVRGWVVDKELDISTGDLVEQIVQGQYATSDDVPREVVVPELPEDAEALQQWLSERRGRRGTKLSTAQRGDRAGLARTAAQNAAQALMLYKTKRSADYTTRSAALADIQDALGMTEAPLRMECYDISHLQGTNVVASMVVFEDGLPRKDQYRRYTIAETTDDTDSMYQVLSRRLARLDEDAAVPDVPDATSEDVVEGTKPTKRFAYRPQLLIVDGGQPQVQAAKRAMDEAGVHDIALVGIAKRLEELWLPDDDFPVIMPRNSEALFLIQRIRDEAHRFAITHQRTRRKRDVRSQLSEIPGLGPTRVNALLKHFGSVARLREATAEQIAEVNGVGPATAAAVVTKLAQTPRSAPEGSPPGGSVPEASDADPAGRAASTPGPERTTDPDAPAAAAAEEPSRASRPVGPVRVPDVSADGPSRPR, from the coding sequence GTGGCGGACACCGTCTCCTGGCGGCCGAAGGCGGGGGAGATCCCGACCGACCCAGGCGTCTACCGGTGGCGTGACGAGGCCGGTCGGGTGCTCTACGTCGGCAAGGCGAAGAACCTCCGCGCCCGCCTGAGCAACTACTTCGCACCGCTGCCGACCCTCCACGAGCGCACCCGACGCATGGTGCTCACGGCCCGGAGCGTCGAGTGGACCACCGTCGGCTCCGAGATCGAGGCACTGCAGCTCGAGTACACGTGGATCAAGGAGTTCGACCCGCCGTTCAACGTCAAGTTCCGGGACGACAAGTCGTACCCGTACATGGCGATCACCCTGGGCGAGGAGTCGCCGCGGGTGATGGTGACGCGGAACCGGAAGATCAAGGGCGCGAAGTACTTCGGGCCCTACCCGAAGATCTGGGCGGTGCACGACACCATCGACCTGATGATCAAGGTGTTCCCGATCCGCACCTGCTCGGACTCGTCCTACAAGAAGGCGATGCAGACGGGCAAGCCGTGCTTCCCGGGCCAGATCGGCAAGTGCGGTGGACCCTGCTCGCAGAAGGTCACCATCGCCGAGCACCGGGCGATCGTCGAGGAGTTCGTCCGGTTCATGGGCAGCTACGACCGCAGGGTGATCACGACCCTGCGGCAGCGCATGGCCGCGGCCGCCGACGCCATGGACTACGAGCAGGCGGCGCGGTACCGCGACCAGGTCGGTGCCCTCGAAGCGGTGCTCGAGAAGTCGGCGGTGGTCCTCCGTGACTCGGTCGACCTCGACCTGTTCGGTGTGGCCGAGGACGAGCTCGCCGCCGCCGTGCAGCTGTTCTCCGTGCGCGGCGGGCGCATCCGCGGTGTCCGGGGGTGGGTGGTCGACAAGGAGCTCGACATCAGCACCGGTGACCTGGTCGAACAGATCGTCCAGGGCCAGTACGCGACGAGCGACGACGTCCCGCGCGAGGTCGTCGTGCCGGAACTCCCCGAGGACGCCGAGGCCCTGCAGCAGTGGCTCAGCGAGCGGCGCGGCAGGCGCGGCACGAAGCTCAGCACGGCCCAGCGGGGCGACCGGGCGGGCCTCGCGCGCACGGCCGCCCAGAACGCCGCGCAGGCGCTCATGCTCTACAAGACGAAGCGCAGCGCGGACTACACGACCCGGTCGGCTGCCCTCGCCGACATCCAGGACGCCCTGGGCATGACCGAGGCCCCCCTGCGGATGGAGTGCTACGACATCTCCCACCTGCAGGGCACGAACGTGGTGGCGTCGATGGTGGTGTTCGAGGACGGGCTCCCGCGCAAGGACCAGTACCGCCGCTACACGATCGCCGAGACGACCGACGACACCGACAGCATGTACCAGGTGCTGTCGCGACGGCTGGCGCGCCTCGACGAGGACGCCGCGGTGCCGGACGTCCCGGACGCCACGAGCGAGGACGTCGTCGAGGGCACGAAGCCGACGAAGCGGTTCGCGTACCGTCCGCAGCTGCTCATCGTCGACGGCGGCCAGCCCCAGGTCCAGGCGGCCAAGCGGGCGATGGACGAGGCCGGCGTGCACGACATCGCCCTGGTGGGCATCGCGAAGCGCCTCGAGGAACTGTGGTTGCCCGACGACGACTTCCCGGTGATCATGCCGCGCAACTCCGAGGCGCTCTTCCTGATCCAGCGGATCCGTGACGAGGCGCACCGGTTCGCGATCACGCACCAGCGGACCCGCCGGAAGCGCGACGTCCGGTCGCAGCTGTCGGAGATCCCCGGGCTCGGCCCGACCCGGGTGAACGCCCTGCTGAAGCACTTCGGGTCGGTCGCGCGCCTGCGTGAGGCGACGGCGGAGCAGATCGCCGAGGTGAACGGCGTCGGGCCGGCCACCGCGGCGGCGGTCGTCACGAAGCTCGCGCAGACGCCCCGCAGCGCGCCGGAGGGGAGCCCGCCCGGAGGAAGCGTGCCGGAGGCGAGCGACGCCGACCCTGCCGGGCGCGCAGCCAGCACCCCCGGTCCGGAGCGGACGACGGACCCGGACGCGCCCGCAGCAGCCGCCGCGGAGGAGCCGAGCCGCGCCTCCCGGCCGGTCGGCCCCGTCCGCGTCCCGGACGTCTCCGCCGACGGCCCGTCGCGTCCACGGTGA
- the rapZ gene encoding RNase adapter RapZ: MSDTSDDRTTPTSASQQHDILIVTGMSGAGRSTVGKALEDLGWYVVDNLPTQMLGPLTELADRAGEKIPKIATVVDVRGGRFFTDPEQAVEQVRASTSARVRVLFLEATDAVLVRRFEQVRRPHPLQGDGTLLDGIGLERSRLSGLREASDVVIDTSDLNIHQLANAVTERFADDHFVGVQVTLMSFGFKYGLPADADMVADVRFIPNPYWVPELRPHTGLDAPVSEYVLSQPGARSFVERYAAVLEPVLAGYQRENKRHATIAIGCTGGKHRSVAVVAELANLLRGMSDVAVRVKNRDLGRE, encoded by the coding sequence ATGAGCGACACGAGCGACGACCGAACAACCCCGACGTCCGCGTCGCAGCAGCACGACATCCTCATCGTCACCGGCATGTCCGGCGCCGGCCGTTCCACGGTCGGCAAGGCGCTCGAGGACCTCGGCTGGTACGTGGTCGACAACCTCCCGACGCAGATGCTCGGCCCGCTCACCGAGCTCGCGGACCGTGCCGGGGAGAAGATCCCGAAGATCGCGACCGTCGTCGACGTCCGCGGCGGACGGTTCTTCACCGACCCGGAGCAGGCGGTCGAGCAGGTCCGTGCCAGCACCTCCGCCCGGGTCCGGGTGCTCTTCCTCGAGGCGACGGACGCCGTGCTCGTGCGCCGCTTCGAGCAGGTCCGCCGGCCGCACCCGTTGCAGGGCGACGGGACGCTGCTCGACGGCATCGGCCTCGAGCGTTCGCGGCTGTCCGGGCTGCGCGAGGCCTCCGACGTCGTCATCGACACCTCGGACCTGAACATCCACCAGCTCGCCAACGCCGTCACGGAGCGCTTCGCCGACGACCACTTCGTCGGGGTCCAGGTCACGCTCATGAGCTTCGGGTTCAAGTACGGGCTGCCCGCCGACGCCGACATGGTCGCGGACGTGCGGTTCATCCCGAACCCCTACTGGGTGCCGGAACTCCGCCCGCACACCGGCCTCGACGCCCCCGTCTCGGAGTACGTCCTGTCGCAGCCGGGCGCCCGCTCGTTCGTCGAGCGGTACGCTGCCGTGCTCGAGCCCGTGCTGGCGGGATACCAACGCGAGAACAAAAGACACGCTACGATCGCCATCGGCTGTACCGGCGGCAAGCACCGCTCGGTCGCCGTCGTCGCCGAGTTGGCGAACCTCCTCCGCGGGATGTCCGACGTCGCCGTGCGTGTGAAGAACCGAGATCTCGGCCGGGAGTGA
- the whiA gene encoding DNA-binding protein WhiA, whose translation MPLTAEVKDELARVVVNRNTVRAAELATILRFAGGLHVISGRIAVEVELDTRIIVHRVRKDLAELYGVRSEASVGSSASSRRGTRYLVRVLEAGETLARQTGLMDARRRPVRGLPNRLTTGNREDLAAIWRGAFLASGTLTDPGRAAALEVTCPGNEAAMALVGAASRLGIAAKGREVRGVHRVVIREGEAIGQMLTVMGAARTTAEWEEMRQRREVRATANRLVNFDDANLRRSAQAAVAACARVERALEILGDDVPDHLKYAGSLRLQHRDASLDELGQHAEPPMTKDAIAGRIRRLLAMADKKAVDTGVPGTEASVPEELEGA comes from the coding sequence GTGCCGTTGACTGCCGAGGTCAAGGACGAACTGGCCAGGGTCGTCGTGAACCGCAACACGGTCCGCGCCGCCGAACTCGCGACCATCCTGCGGTTCGCGGGCGGCCTGCACGTCATCTCGGGCAGGATCGCGGTCGAGGTCGAGCTCGACACCCGGATCATCGTCCACCGCGTGCGCAAGGACCTGGCGGAGCTGTACGGCGTGCGGAGCGAGGCGTCGGTGGGGTCGTCCGCGTCCTCCCGCCGCGGCACCCGCTACCTGGTCCGCGTGCTCGAGGCGGGGGAGACGCTCGCCCGCCAGACCGGGCTCATGGACGCGCGCCGTCGCCCGGTGCGTGGCCTGCCGAACCGTCTGACGACCGGCAACCGCGAGGACCTCGCCGCCATCTGGCGCGGTGCGTTCCTCGCCTCCGGCACGCTGACCGACCCCGGTCGCGCCGCCGCGCTCGAGGTCACCTGCCCGGGCAACGAGGCGGCGATGGCACTGGTCGGTGCCGCCTCGCGCCTCGGGATCGCCGCGAAGGGCCGCGAGGTCCGCGGCGTCCACCGCGTCGTCATCCGCGAGGGCGAGGCGATCGGCCAGATGCTCACCGTCATGGGCGCCGCCCGCACCACCGCCGAGTGGGAGGAGATGCGCCAGCGCCGCGAGGTCCGCGCCACCGCCAACCGTCTGGTGAACTTCGACGACGCCAACCTCCGCCGCTCGGCGCAGGCCGCCGTCGCCGCGTGCGCCCGCGTCGAGCGCGCGCTCGAGATCCTCGGTGACGACGTCCCGGACCACCTCAAGTACGCCGGGTCGCTCCGGCTGCAGCACCGTGACGCCTCGCTCGACGAGCTCGGTCAGCACGCCGAGCCGCCGATGACCAAGGACGCGATCGCCGGCCGCATCCGCCGCCTGCTCGCGATGGCCGACAAGAAGGCGGTCGACACCGGCGTGCCGGGGACCGAGGCCAGCGTGCCGGAGGAGCTCGAGGGGGCGTAG
- the gap gene encoding type I glyceraldehyde-3-phosphate dehydrogenase → MTVKIGINGFGRIGRNFFRAALAKGSDLEIVAVNDLTDNAALANLLKFDSITGRLGVSVELDGDSIVVDGKPIKVLAERDPANLPWGELGVDIVIESTGFFTKAADAQKHIDAGAKKVIISAPATGDDVTIVLGVNEDQYDPENHNIISNASCTTNSLAPLAKVFHDKFGIERGLMTTVHAYTADQNLQDGPHKDPRRARAAALNIVPTSTGAAKAIGLVMPELAGKLDGYALRVPVPTGSITDLTLETSSEVTVDEINAAYKEAAEGPLKGILLYSEDPLVSTDITTDPHSSIYDSGLTKVIGKLVKITSWYDNEWGYSNRLVDLTEYVGERLSA, encoded by the coding sequence TTGACCGTCAAGATCGGCATCAACGGCTTCGGCCGCATCGGCCGTAACTTCTTCCGGGCCGCCCTCGCCAAGGGCTCCGACCTCGAGATCGTGGCGGTGAACGACCTCACCGACAACGCGGCCCTCGCGAACCTGCTGAAGTTCGACTCCATCACGGGTCGTCTCGGCGTCTCCGTCGAGCTCGACGGCGACAGCATCGTCGTCGACGGCAAGCCGATCAAGGTCCTCGCGGAGCGCGACCCTGCGAACCTCCCGTGGGGCGAGCTGGGCGTCGACATCGTCATCGAGTCGACCGGCTTCTTCACCAAGGCAGCCGACGCGCAGAAGCACATCGACGCGGGCGCCAAGAAGGTCATCATCTCGGCCCCGGCGACCGGCGACGACGTCACCATCGTCCTCGGCGTGAACGAGGACCAGTACGACCCCGAGAACCACAACATCATCTCGAACGCGTCGTGCACCACGAACAGCCTCGCGCCGCTCGCCAAGGTCTTCCACGACAAGTTCGGCATCGAGCGTGGCCTCATGACGACGGTGCACGCGTACACCGCCGACCAGAACCTGCAGGACGGCCCGCACAAGGACCCGCGTCGTGCCCGCGCCGCCGCGCTCAACATCGTCCCGACCTCGACCGGTGCGGCGAAGGCCATCGGCCTCGTCATGCCCGAGCTCGCCGGCAAGCTCGACGGCTACGCCCTCCGCGTGCCGGTGCCGACCGGTTCGATCACCGACCTCACCCTCGAGACGTCGTCCGAGGTCACCGTCGACGAGATCAACGCCGCCTACAAGGAGGCCGCCGAGGGCCCGCTCAAGGGCATCCTGCTCTACAGCGAGGACCCGCTGGTGTCGACCGACATCACGACGGACCCGCACTCGTCGATCTACGACTCCGGCCTGACCAAGGTCATCGGCAAGCTCGTCAAGATCACCTCGTGGTACGACAACGAGTGGGGCTACTCGAACCGCCTCGTCGACCTGACCGAGTACGTGGGCGAGCGACTCTCGGCATGA
- the secG gene encoding preprotein translocase subunit SecG, which produces MAILSVVLQVLLAITSLLLTLLILLHKGRGGGLSDMFGGGVTSNLGASGVAERNLNRITVILGLVWIVSIIVLGLINKFTAGS; this is translated from the coding sequence GTGGCGATACTCTCCGTCGTGCTGCAGGTCCTGCTCGCGATCACGAGCCTCCTGCTCACGCTCCTCATCCTCCTGCACAAGGGCCGCGGTGGCGGTCTCTCCGACATGTTCGGCGGCGGCGTGACGAGCAACCTCGGGGCGTCCGGCGTCGCCGAGCGCAACCTCAACCGCATCACGGTGATCCTCGGTCTGGTCTGGATCGTCTCGATCATCGTGCTCGGTCTCATCAACAAGTTCACGGCAGGGAGCTGA